A stretch of the Thiomicrorhabdus xiamenensis genome encodes the following:
- a CDS encoding retention module-containing protein codes for MAIQIGVVKSIAGVAKAIDPKTGTERILTVGSPVYQGEVLQTADASQLMVDMKNGELITLGRLTSLTLDSDVTNDSGSDAETEMAARLEALENAIADGNLEGINLDELEEVAAGDEPGSANDGGVVITRLGLEGNVTSGFDTNGLPTAISSAAERAALADQPTPTEPPTEPPTEPPTEPPTEPPGTDHAPKAFIVDDGETLLGLIGANYQSGNSAETGFAIGDILTNETVISSSLFGGSGNTPIELGALDLINYQPDKIFYVQDEDDDIQKMEMTIDNGVGEDLLGLGYIIGREEFVAPDENDPEYQDYNYEVSDDGQKVTVTRKDGQPMSDEEANHAMGGVQREDTSTLGQLLNSGVIIGSQYTLYVEDSKGLNDTATSSQFLDISLLQNGTNDGLSDLLDVPLLNVLDPVTNNLDNALGDIDNGLMDAVQGVVSTVDNATDPLANVLAPVGDLLNGVGGVVVGLTDTLGNETPLGDPTLGQEVAGLLDTVTAPITDLKGPDLSQGNIATTLLGPEGTVDQVVAALTDILDALLGTQLSAIDYGEDNLTTDLQELLTGDEDLFGTLVGLLGGAPEDGTAGSADQLIDGLTDVVDQLLGTNTDLTDDAINRITTDLQELLTGDEDLMGTLAGLLGGYPDQGTAGSVDHLVDGVTDVVDQLLGTDTTSTDDGLNLVTTDVQELLTGEDDLTQTVTDLLGGTPEDGTAGSVDQLVGGVTDVVDQLLGTDTGSTDDGLNLVTTDVQQLLTGEDDLTQTVTDLLGGTPEDGTAGSVDHLVGGVTDVVDQLLGTDTGSTDDGLNLVTTDVQQLLTGEEDLISSVDDLLGGHAADDTAGSVDQLVDGVTDVVDQLLGTDTEQVDDLLNEVTTLVSDLLGGNVSLDADAGASTSGNGGLLSLNLLSINDNDFNNG; via the coding sequence CCCAGCTTATGGTCGATATGAAGAACGGCGAGTTGATTACTCTGGGTCGTTTAACTTCCCTGACATTGGATTCCGACGTGACCAATGATTCCGGTTCCGACGCCGAGACCGAGATGGCCGCCAGACTTGAAGCGCTGGAAAATGCGATTGCCGACGGGAATCTTGAAGGCATTAACCTGGATGAGCTTGAAGAAGTCGCCGCCGGTGACGAACCGGGTAGTGCCAACGATGGTGGTGTTGTGATCACACGTTTGGGGCTGGAAGGTAATGTTACATCCGGGTTTGATACCAATGGTTTGCCGACAGCAATTTCAAGCGCTGCCGAAAGAGCGGCTTTAGCCGATCAGCCGACTCCAACAGAGCCGCCAACAGAGCCGCCAACAGAACCACCAACAGAACCACCAACAGAGCCACCAGGAACGGATCATGCGCCAAAAGCGTTTATCGTGGATGATGGCGAGACGCTATTGGGGTTGATTGGTGCGAATTATCAGAGCGGGAACTCTGCGGAAACCGGTTTTGCCATCGGTGATATTCTGACTAATGAAACGGTCATCAGCTCATCACTATTCGGCGGTTCTGGTAATACGCCAATTGAGTTAGGTGCTCTGGATCTGATTAATTATCAACCGGATAAGATTTTCTATGTTCAGGATGAAGATGATGATATCCAGAAGATGGAAATGACCATTGATAATGGCGTAGGTGAAGACCTTCTGGGGCTTGGCTACATTATTGGTCGCGAAGAGTTTGTTGCGCCGGATGAAAATGATCCTGAGTATCAGGACTATAACTACGAAGTCAGCGACGATGGCCAGAAAGTTACGGTTACCCGCAAAGATGGCCAGCCGATGTCCGATGAAGAAGCCAATCATGCAATGGGTGGTGTGCAGCGCGAGGATACCAGTACCCTGGGTCAGCTATTGAACTCGGGTGTTATTATCGGCTCTCAATACACGCTCTATGTTGAAGACAGCAAGGGCTTGAATGATACGGCTACCTCTTCGCAGTTCCTGGATATCAGTTTGCTGCAGAACGGTACCAATGATGGTCTTTCCGATCTGTTGGATGTACCTTTGTTGAATGTTCTGGATCCGGTGACTAATAACCTGGATAACGCACTGGGCGATATTGATAATGGACTGATGGATGCCGTTCAGGGTGTTGTTTCTACTGTTGATAATGCAACGGATCCTTTGGCCAATGTTTTGGCTCCGGTCGGCGACCTGCTGAACGGAGTTGGTGGCGTGGTCGTTGGTTTGACCGATACTCTCGGTAATGAAACGCCTTTAGGTGATCCGACCTTGGGACAAGAAGTGGCTGGTCTACTCGATACGGTAACGGCTCCGATTACTGATCTGAAAGGACCGGATTTAAGTCAGGGAAATATTGCGACGACCCTGCTAGGTCCTGAGGGAACAGTAGATCAGGTCGTTGCGGCGCTGACGGACATTCTTGATGCTCTTCTAGGGACTCAGCTGAGCGCAATTGACTATGGCGAAGATAACCTAACAACCGATCTTCAAGAATTGCTAACCGGTGATGAAGATCTGTTTGGTACGCTTGTCGGGCTACTTGGCGGCGCACCTGAAGACGGAACTGCCGGTTCAGCCGACCAACTGATTGACGGGCTAACCGATGTTGTCGATCAGCTTTTGGGTACCAATACAGATCTGACAGATGATGCTATCAACCGAATTACAACCGATCTTCAAGAATTGCTGACCGGTGATGAGGACTTGATGGGCACGCTTGCTGGTCTTCTTGGTGGCTACCCGGATCAAGGAACCGCCGGATCGGTTGATCATCTGGTCGATGGTGTAACGGACGTTGTTGATCAGCTTTTGGGAACTGACACCACTTCAACGGACGACGGCCTGAATCTGGTTACAACTGATGTTCAGGAGTTGTTGACCGGTGAAGACGATTTGACTCAGACGGTGACTGACCTGTTGGGCGGTACGCCGGAAGACGGTACAGCCGGATCGGTAGATCAGTTGGTTGGCGGCGTAACGGACGTTGTTGATCAGCTTTTGGGAACCGATACGGGTTCAACGGACGACGGCCTGAATCTGGTTACAACTGATGTTCAACAGCTGTTGACCGGTGAAGATGATCTGACTCAGACGGTAACAGACCTGCTGGGCGGCACGCCGGAAGACGGTACTGCCGGATCGGTAGACCATTTGGTTGGCGGCGTAACAGACGTAGTCGACCAGCTTCTGGGAACCGATACGGGTTCAACGGACGACGGCCTGAATCTGGTTACGACTGATGTTCAGCAGTTGTTGACCGGCGAAGAGGATTTGATTTCTTCGGTTGATGATCTGCTTGGAGGCCATGCCGCCGACGATACGGCCGGTTCAGTCGATCAGCTGGTTGATGGCGTAACAGACGTAGTCGATCAGTTGCTTGGTACGGATACGGAGCAGGTTGATGATCTGTTGAACGAAGTTACAACTCTGGTCAGTGACCTGTTGGGTGGAAATGTTTCTCTTGATGCGGACGCAGGTGCGTCTACTTCCGGTAATGGCGGCTTGCTAAGCCTGAATTTACTGAGCATTAATGACAATGATTTTAATAACGGCTAA
- a CDS encoding adenine phosphoribosyltransferase, which produces MSQHPLAQYLAQVPDFPKPGILFSDISPLLKTHFNETIDAISDLFSAEEWANIDCIAGIESRGFIFASALAYKHNKGFIKVRKPGKLPNVHASVEYDLEYGTDKLEMQKGDGSNLILLDDLIATGGSMGAAAELCEKVGYKVVGLACLIDLKALNSFVYKEMSVRSVMQFDD; this is translated from the coding sequence ATGTCACAGCACCCACTAGCTCAATATCTTGCTCAGGTTCCCGATTTCCCAAAGCCAGGAATACTTTTCAGCGATATCTCGCCTTTATTGAAAACGCACTTCAACGAAACCATTGATGCCATAAGTGATCTTTTTTCCGCAGAGGAATGGGCAAACATTGATTGCATTGCCGGTATTGAGTCGCGGGGCTTTATTTTCGCTTCCGCTCTCGCCTACAAACATAACAAGGGATTTATTAAAGTTCGTAAACCGGGCAAGCTTCCGAATGTTCATGCTTCGGTTGAGTATGATTTGGAGTACGGTACGGATAAATTGGAAATGCAGAAAGGCGACGGTAGTAATCTGATTCTTCTGGATGATTTGATTGCAACGGGCGGATCTATGGGCGCTGCGGCCGAATTATGCGAAAAGGTGGGTTATAAGGTTGTCGGATTGGCCTGTTTGATTGATTTAAAGGCGCTAAACAGTTTTGTTTATAAAGAGATGAGCGTGCGTTCGGTTATGCAGTTTGACGATTAA
- the argH gene encoding argininosuccinate lyase has product MSNQHNQEKLSSARFSESTDAFVEAFTASIMFDKRMYKQDIQGSMAHARMLNKVGILDDKELQDIIDGLGQVQQEIEAGDFNWSIKQEDIHMNIEARLTNLIGITGKKLHTGRSRNDQVATDIRLYLRDEIDEILPELKRLQEGLIMLAEREAHTIMPGFTHLQTAQPVTFGHHMLAWFEMIKRDIERLQDCRKRVNTMPLGSAALAGTTYPIDRHYTAELLGFERISENSLDGVSDRDFAIEFTHFAATLLMHMSRFSEELVLWSSAQFQFIDLPDRFCTGSSIMPQKKNPDVPELVRGKTGRVYGHLISLLTLMKSQPLAYNKDNQEDKEPLFDTVDTVKGSLRAFADMVPAMIVKKEMTYEAAKRGFSTATDLADYLVGKGLAFRDSHEVVGLAVAHGIKTGQDLSEMSLETLQGFCDKISEDVYEVLTLEGSVAARDHFGGTAPKQVLEAVGRAKTYLETI; this is encoded by the coding sequence ATGAGCAATCAACACAATCAAGAAAAACTCTCCAGCGCACGCTTTAGCGAATCAACCGACGCCTTTGTTGAAGCTTTCACCGCTTCAATCATGTTCGACAAACGCATGTATAAGCAGGATATTCAGGGCTCAATGGCACATGCCAGAATGCTCAACAAAGTCGGAATTCTGGACGATAAGGAACTGCAGGATATCATCGACGGTCTGGGTCAGGTACAGCAGGAGATCGAAGCTGGTGACTTTAACTGGTCGATCAAGCAGGAAGACATTCACATGAATATCGAGGCCCGTTTGACCAATCTTATCGGTATTACCGGTAAGAAACTGCATACTGGGCGCTCGCGCAACGATCAGGTCGCAACCGATATTCGTCTCTATCTGCGTGATGAAATTGACGAAATTCTGCCGGAACTTAAACGTCTGCAGGAAGGTTTGATTATGCTGGCTGAACGTGAAGCTCACACCATTATGCCTGGCTTTACCCACCTGCAAACCGCTCAGCCGGTTACTTTCGGACATCATATGTTGGCCTGGTTTGAAATGATCAAACGCGATATCGAGCGCCTTCAGGATTGTCGCAAGCGCGTTAACACCATGCCTCTAGGTTCAGCGGCACTTGCTGGGACAACCTACCCGATCGATCGCCATTATACGGCGGAGCTGCTTGGTTTCGAACGTATCAGCGAAAACTCTCTGGACGGCGTTTCCGACCGTGATTTTGCCATTGAATTCACCCATTTTGCCGCGACACTGCTGATGCACATGTCACGCTTCTCGGAAGAACTGGTGCTTTGGTCTTCGGCGCAATTCCAGTTCATTGATCTTCCGGATCGTTTTTGTACCGGTTCTTCAATTATGCCGCAGAAGAAAAACCCGGATGTACCGGAACTGGTTCGCGGAAAAACCGGTCGCGTTTATGGTCATCTGATCAGCCTGCTGACACTGATGAAATCGCAACCTCTGGCTTACAACAAAGACAATCAGGAAGACAAGGAACCTTTGTTCGATACGGTCGATACCGTTAAAGGCAGTCTGCGCGCTTTTGCCGATATGGTTCCGGCAATGATCGTTAAAAAAGAGATGACCTACGAAGCGGCGAAACGCGGCTTCTCAACCGCTACCGATCTGGCAGATTATCTGGTCGGCAAAGGACTGGCATTCCGCGATTCGCATGAAGTCGTTGGGCTTGCTGTCGCTCACGGGATTAAAACCGGTCAGGATCTGTCCGAAATGTCGTTGGAAACCCTGCAAGGATTCTGCGACAAAATCAGCGAGGATGTGTATGAGGTTCTGACGCTGGAAGGTTCGGTCGCTGCACGAGATCACTTTGGCGGGACTGCGCCGAAACAGGTTTTGGAAGCGGTTGGACGCGCCAAAACGTATCTGGAAACGATCTAA
- a CDS encoding thioredoxin family protein, with translation MFSIVSKRLLLFVAGFAFSLGGKPVYAQTDGLPELQNLQTLGQQAQTRQLPILLLFSAEWCEYCQVLKEKVLNPMIFNGMYQGKVVYLRHVGLDEKDPIPDWNGKPMIKSKWAYQLNADLTPTIAFFDGNGKEVAERIVGISEITLFASLIHSRINEAYKNMGLNKRIPATPELLEKQKGSM, from the coding sequence ATGTTTTCCATTGTTTCCAAACGCTTACTGTTATTTGTTGCCGGCTTCGCGTTCAGCCTCGGCGGCAAGCCTGTTTATGCCCAGACAGACGGACTGCCGGAACTGCAGAATCTGCAGACTCTCGGACAGCAGGCTCAGACCCGGCAGTTGCCGATTCTGCTGCTGTTCAGTGCCGAATGGTGCGAATACTGTCAGGTTCTAAAAGAAAAAGTCCTGAACCCGATGATTTTCAACGGCATGTATCAAGGAAAAGTGGTTTATCTGCGCCATGTCGGTCTTGATGAAAAAGATCCGATACCCGACTGGAACGGTAAACCGATGATCAAAAGCAAGTGGGCCTATCAACTGAACGCCGACCTGACGCCAACGATCGCGTTTTTCGACGGTAACGGAAAGGAGGTCGCGGAACGCATTGTCGGTATTTCGGAAATCACGCTGTTCGCCAGCCTGATTCATAGCCGGATTAACGAAGCCTATAAAAACATGGGACTTAACAAACGCATACCGGCGACTCCGGAACTTCTGGAAAAACAGAAAGGTTCAATGTAG
- the hemC gene encoding hydroxymethylbilane synthase, whose amino-acid sequence MRETLRIATRKSPLAMWQAEFVKAELEKAYPELKVELLPMTTKGDKILNVPLAKIGGKGLFTKELEDRMMDGDADIAVHSMKDVPMELPEGFALGAILERHSPTDAFVSNKYAAFEELPQGAILGTSSLRRKAQLMAIRPDLDVRDLRGNVGTRLGKLDAGEYDAIVLATSGLQRLELDERIRHEIAPEVCLPAVTQGTLGIEYFAKDEDVKEIISVLNHEPTEIRTIAERAMNHRLEGGCQVPIGVFAELLDGDRIRIRGLVASLDGSTVIQDQVEGAQSDAHALGTQLGEMLLDQGAKEILQEVYASDLHKG is encoded by the coding sequence ATGAGAGAGACACTGCGGATCGCAACACGTAAAAGCCCACTGGCAATGTGGCAGGCCGAATTTGTTAAGGCAGAACTGGAAAAAGCGTACCCGGAGCTGAAAGTCGAACTGCTTCCAATGACTACCAAGGGCGACAAGATCCTGAATGTGCCTCTGGCTAAAATCGGCGGAAAAGGACTTTTCACTAAAGAGCTTGAAGATCGCATGATGGACGGCGATGCGGATATTGCTGTGCATTCGATGAAAGACGTTCCAATGGAATTGCCGGAAGGGTTTGCTTTGGGAGCGATTCTTGAGCGCCACAGCCCGACCGATGCCTTTGTTTCCAATAAATACGCCGCTTTCGAGGAGCTGCCGCAAGGAGCGATTCTCGGAACTTCCAGTCTGCGCCGCAAGGCTCAATTGATGGCCATCCGTCCGGATCTGGATGTTCGCGATCTGCGCGGTAACGTCGGAACGCGTCTTGGCAAACTGGATGCCGGTGAATACGATGCCATCGTTCTGGCGACGTCAGGACTGCAGCGTCTGGAGCTGGACGAGCGTATCCGCCATGAAATCGCGCCGGAAGTCTGTTTGCCAGCGGTTACTCAGGGAACGCTTGGGATCGAATATTTCGCCAAGGATGAAGATGTCAAAGAGATTATTTCGGTGCTTAACCATGAGCCGACTGAAATTCGAACCATTGCCGAACGTGCGATGAACCATCGTCTTGAAGGCGGCTGTCAGGTTCCGATCGGCGTTTTCGCCGAACTGCTTGACGGCGATCGCATTCGAATTCGCGGTCTGGTGGCGAGTCTGGACGGATCTACCGTTATTCAGGATCAGGTCGAAGGCGCGCAATCCGATGCGCATGCTTTGGGAACCCAGTTGGGTGAAATGCTTCTGGATCAGGGGGCGAAAGAAATTCTGCAAGAGGTTTATGCATCGGATCTGCATAAGGGCTGA
- a CDS encoding uroporphyrinogen-III synthase: MLRLADLTLLNTRPSHQATELADLLQRHSVAVIPCPTMAIEWLQDFSVSAELADYDLVIFTSVNAIQGWHQAISKSLSAQATAPTKVLAIGRATAEAGRKLGLPIQTLSEERFDSETLLAHPSMQQLQGQKVLLVKGEGGRDLLPTTLAARQAQIFSLPVYRRTALPFCEQQWLRFKESDHPVLLISSYESFRNLLQEAAVVSPQYLAFDSSAWDFLELAVVFSQRIADNLRQNGWNRPIEVLQTQSNRGVLDALQSYIEKSAL, from the coding sequence ATGCTTCGGCTTGCGGATTTGACGCTGTTGAATACCCGTCCGTCGCATCAGGCGACGGAACTTGCGGATCTGTTGCAACGGCATTCGGTCGCGGTGATTCCTTGTCCGACCATGGCGATCGAGTGGCTGCAGGACTTCTCCGTATCGGCGGAACTGGCGGATTACGATCTGGTGATTTTTACCAGTGTCAATGCGATACAGGGATGGCATCAAGCGATCAGTAAAAGCCTGTCCGCACAGGCTACCGCTCCGACTAAAGTACTGGCCATAGGCCGGGCGACCGCCGAAGCCGGTAGAAAACTGGGTTTGCCGATTCAGACTCTGTCCGAGGAACGTTTTGACAGCGAAACTCTGCTGGCGCATCCGAGTATGCAGCAGCTTCAGGGACAAAAGGTTTTGCTTGTCAAAGGCGAAGGCGGTCGCGATCTTTTGCCGACAACCCTTGCTGCCCGTCAGGCGCAGATCTTCAGTTTACCTGTTTATCGCCGCACCGCACTTCCTTTCTGTGAGCAGCAATGGTTGCGTTTCAAGGAAAGCGACCATCCTGTATTATTAATCAGCAGTTATGAAAGTTTTCGCAATCTGCTTCAGGAAGCGGCTGTGGTGTCCCCGCAATATCTCGCTTTCGATAGCTCTGCGTGGGATTTTCTGGAGCTAGCAGTGGTTTTCAGTCAACGGATTGCCGACAATTTACGTCAAAACGGTTGGAACCGGCCGATTGAAGTTTTGCAGACACAGAGTAACCGTGGTGTTTTAGACGCTTTACAAAGCTATATTGAAAAGTCGGCCTTGTGA
- a CDS encoding heme biosynthesis HemY N-terminal domain-containing protein, whose product MKLVVTWILALLLASALATLMLYDNGIVSMAWGEWIIETSLSFFVAAVVVFFISAYVLIRLLFILWNLPKFWRNHRQIRRISKAQDAMTEGMIALEYGEWHKAEKALIRSARQSETGLVNYLSAAKMAQNQGADKRRDRYLQQARDAYPEEYMLIGLVEARLLLEKAPWEALALLQALHEQEPKHQTVLQEYAQVLIQLHQWGELESLMPEIKRSKAYVREELWSLQRKLWAGKLSVTNDIDELDALWHQLSSKEQLEPEILSEYIEQRIGFSEEVGLEKLIEKALSKQWDNRLVYQYGRISLGPAFDRLKKAEKWLKSQPDNAILLLTLGRLACCSQMWAMGKSYLKQSLKIEPQIETFHALARCYEAEGQESQAALVYKEAIEQLQEKNQVLTYKEDTEKRD is encoded by the coding sequence ATGAAACTGGTTGTAACCTGGATTCTGGCGCTTTTACTGGCCTCCGCTTTAGCGACGCTCATGCTTTATGACAACGGTATCGTGTCCATGGCATGGGGCGAATGGATCATTGAAACCAGCCTGAGCTTTTTCGTTGCGGCAGTCGTGGTGTTTTTTATTTCCGCTTATGTCCTGATCCGTTTGCTTTTTATCCTCTGGAACCTTCCTAAGTTCTGGCGGAATCATCGTCAAATCCGCCGTATCAGTAAGGCGCAGGACGCCATGACTGAAGGGATGATCGCGCTGGAGTACGGAGAGTGGCATAAGGCGGAAAAGGCTTTAATTCGTAGTGCCCGACAGAGTGAAACGGGATTGGTAAATTATCTCAGTGCGGCGAAAATGGCTCAGAATCAAGGGGCCGATAAGCGTCGTGATCGCTATTTGCAACAGGCGCGGGATGCTTATCCTGAAGAATATATGCTGATCGGTCTGGTTGAGGCGCGTCTGCTGCTGGAAAAAGCGCCGTGGGAAGCACTCGCACTGCTACAGGCATTGCATGAGCAGGAACCGAAACATCAGACGGTATTGCAGGAGTATGCTCAGGTCTTGATACAGCTGCATCAATGGGGTGAACTGGAATCCCTGATGCCTGAGATCAAGCGGAGCAAGGCCTATGTTCGGGAAGAGCTCTGGTCTTTGCAGCGCAAGCTTTGGGCCGGAAAACTCAGTGTGACTAACGATATCGACGAGCTGGATGCGCTTTGGCATCAGTTGAGTTCGAAAGAGCAGCTGGAGCCGGAGATTTTATCCGAATATATCGAACAGCGAATCGGCTTTTCCGAAGAGGTCGGGCTGGAAAAGCTGATCGAAAAGGCGCTTTCCAAGCAGTGGGATAACCGTCTGGTCTATCAGTACGGGAGAATCTCGCTGGGGCCGGCATTCGATCGGCTGAAAAAGGCGGAGAAATGGCTTAAGAGTCAGCCTGACAATGCGATTCTTTTGTTAACTTTGGGGCGTTTGGCATGTTGCAGTCAGATGTGGGCGATGGGAAAAAGTTATCTGAAGCAGAGCCTTAAAATCGAGCCGCAAATCGAGACATTTCATGCTTTGGCCCGCTGCTATGAGGCAGAAGGTCAGGAGTCACAAGCCGCTTTGGTTTATAAGGAAGCGATCGAACAGTTGCAGGAAAAAAATCAGGTGTTGACCTATAAAGAAGACACCGAAAAGAGAGATTAA
- a CDS encoding PilZ domain-containing protein: MRERRNCQRYPVCIPCKLILDGKQLDGTIVDISAAGVAFICHVPPLSAIQQVELIVDDWSPHWERQLRLKLSARNCCNRLRIDRVGCHLDKPPEAFGEFFDNIVHDFTSYKAKRLRRA; the protein is encoded by the coding sequence ATGCGAGAAAGAAGGAACTGTCAAAGATATCCGGTCTGCATACCGTGCAAGCTGATATTGGACGGCAAACAACTTGACGGCACAATCGTCGATATCAGCGCTGCGGGCGTCGCCTTTATCTGTCACGTTCCGCCCCTGAGCGCGATCCAACAGGTTGAGCTGATCGTGGATGACTGGAGTCCTCATTGGGAGCGCCAACTCAGACTGAAACTGAGCGCTCGAAACTGCTGTAACCGCCTGCGCATAGACCGTGTCGGCTGCCATCTGGACAAGCCCCCCGAGGCATTCGGCGAATTTTTCGACAACATCGTACATGATTTCACTTCGTATAAAGCAAAGCGCCTAAGACGAGCTTAA
- a CDS encoding phospholipase A, translating into MLSRGWNRIFLQGFLQHKNSFLSFKTWRRFDEQDEFDNSFNYQKYLGDYELEAAYKWNKNTFAMTLRNRYDANRYGSVQLEYTYPINRRLKGYVQYFNGFGDSLIDMQYFSRKLGIGIVLADRI; encoded by the coding sequence ATTCTGTCACGCGGCTGGAACCGGATTTTTCTGCAGGGCTTCCTGCAACACAAAAACAGCTTCCTGAGTTTTAAAACCTGGCGCCGCTTCGACGAACAGGACGAATTCGACAACAGCTTTAACTATCAGAAGTATCTCGGCGATTATGAACTCGAAGCCGCCTACAAGTGGAATAAGAATACCTTCGCCATGACTTTGCGTAATCGCTATGACGCCAATCGTTACGGCTCGGTTCAACTGGAGTACACCTACCCGATCAACCGTCGTTTAAAAGGCTACGTGCAATACTTTAACGGCTTTGGTGACAGTCTGATTGACATGCAGTACTTCTCAAGAAAATTGGGCATCGGCATAGTTCTGGCAGATCGTATTTAA
- a CDS encoding phospholipase A codes for MRVFTLNLKSRSAQNWTGVTRILPLGLLCLTLNSYAQEPVQDSVSYLDYTSCLQKALLSEDDTTTLGDIRNRCRQVDQPKPLSSRKLNEEVTEQNPFVLTPHRLNYALLSHYANGVNEAPFEEQAGKTLAYHDEEVQFQLSFKFPLYKDLVLFDKSFDFYAAYTNRSFWQFFDDKDSIPFRETNHEPEVWVEWDADFDFPFEFNLHKLMLGGQSPVKWPDQHSVTRLEPDFSAGLPATQKQLPEF; via the coding sequence ATGCGAGTTTTCACCCTCAACCTGAAATCCCGATCCGCTCAGAACTGGACCGGGGTAACACGCATTTTACCTCTGGGACTGCTGTGCCTCACTCTGAACAGCTATGCACAAGAGCCGGTTCAGGACAGTGTCTCTTATCTCGACTACACCAGCTGTCTGCAGAAAGCACTGCTTAGCGAAGACGACACGACCACACTGGGCGACATCCGCAACCGTTGCCGTCAGGTTGATCAACCCAAACCACTCTCCAGCCGAAAATTGAACGAAGAGGTCACGGAACAGAATCCGTTCGTTCTGACCCCGCACAGGCTTAACTATGCTCTGCTGTCGCACTATGCCAACGGCGTAAATGAAGCGCCGTTTGAAGAACAGGCCGGAAAAACACTGGCTTACCACGACGAAGAAGTCCAGTTTCAGCTCAGCTTCAAATTTCCGTTGTATAAGGATCTTGTGCTGTTCGACAAATCGTTCGATTTTTATGCCGCTTATACCAACCGTTCTTTCTGGCAGTTTTTCGATGATAAGGATTCGATTCCCTTCCGCGAGACCAATCATGAGCCGGAAGTCTGGGTCGAATGGGACGCCGACTTCGACTTTCCGTTTGAATTCAATCTGCACAAGCTGATGCTCGGGGGTCAATCACCAGTCAAATGGCCAGACCAGCATTCTGTCACGCGGCTGGAACCGGATTTTTCTGCAGGGCTTCCTGCAACACAAAAACAGCTTCCTGAGTTTTAA
- a CDS encoding NAD(P)H-flavin reductase, whose translation MSDKLVTLVHKETLAPTIVSLLLKPQQPIQYHAGQYIMLGFDSADLKPFSIAAAPREDGLIECHIRDHDNGEWMQRLFALQTGAQLLMQGPKEQMKVADNHKPVIFVAGGTGFAPMKALLEELIRQQAGMPIDFYWGARCKDDLYMHQQMIDLSQKHPNIEYIPVISDEVENWNGAKGLVHKQVLQDHPHLEKYQVYLCGPWAMQQTAKADFIEAGLSPDNFVA comes from the coding sequence ATGTCAGACAAACTCGTTACTTTGGTTCATAAAGAAACCCTGGCTCCAACCATCGTAAGCCTCCTTCTGAAGCCGCAGCAGCCGATTCAATACCATGCCGGTCAATACATTATGCTTGGCTTTGATTCAGCGGACCTCAAACCTTTTTCCATCGCTGCCGCACCGCGTGAAGACGGCTTGATTGAATGCCATATCCGTGACCATGACAACGGCGAGTGGATGCAACGTCTCTTCGCTCTGCAAACCGGCGCTCAGCTTTTAATGCAGGGCCCGAAAGAACAGATGAAAGTAGCAGACAATCATAAGCCGGTTATCTTTGTCGCCGGCGGCACCGGGTTTGCTCCGATGAAGGCGTTGTTGGAAGAGCTGATCAGACAGCAGGCTGGCATGCCGATTGATTTCTATTGGGGTGCGCGCTGCAAGGACGATCTGTATATGCACCAGCAGATGATCGACCTGAGCCAGAAACACCCGAACATCGAATACATCCCGGTCATTTCCGACGAAGTCGAGAACTGGAACGGTGCCAAGGGGCTGGTACATAAACAGGTTCTCCAGGATCATCCGCACCTCGAGAAATATCAAGTTTATCTCTGCGGTCCGTGGGCAATGCAGCAGACCGCCAAAGCGGACTTTATCGAAGCAGGACTCTCGCCGGATAACTTTGTCGCCTGA